Proteins encoded by one window of Dendropsophus ebraccatus isolate aDenEbr1 chromosome 4, aDenEbr1.pat, whole genome shotgun sequence:
- the LRRC4C gene encoding leucine-rich repeat-containing protein 4C, translating into MLNKMTLHPQQMMIGPRFNRALFDPLFIVLLALQLLVVAGLVRAQTCPSVCSCSNQFSKVICTRRNLREVPDGISTNTRQLNLHENQIQIIKVDSFKHLRHLEVLQLSRNHIRTIEIGAFNGLANLNTLELFDNRLTTIPNGAFEYLSKLKELWLRNNPIESIPSYAFNRIPSLRRLDLGEMKRLSYISEGAFEGLSNLKYLNLGMCNLREIPNLTPLVKLDELDLSGNHLSILRPGSFQGLTHLQKLWIMHSQIQVIERNAFDDLQSLVELNLAHNNLTLLPHDLFTPLHNLQRIQLHHNPWNCNCDILWLSWWLKEIVTTGSTCCARCATPPSLKGTHIAELDQNYFTCYAPVIVEPPTDLNVTEGMAAELKCRASTSLTYVSWITPNGSIMTHGAYKVRISVLNDGTLNFTNVTVRDTGLYTCIVSNSAGNTTASAILNVTATDNGYTYFSTVTVETMEPSQDEARTTEHHVGPTPVIDWETTNATTSLMPQSTRSTEKPYTIPITDANSGMPGIDEVMKTTKIIIGCFVAITLMAAVMLVIFYKMRKQHHRKNHHAPTRTVEIINVDDELTADTPIESHLPMPAIEHEHLNHYNSYKSPFNHTTTVNTINSIHSSVHEPLLIRASSKDNVQETQI; encoded by the coding sequence ATGTTGAACAAGATGACATTACATCCACAGCAGATGATGATAGGTCCTAGGTTCAACAGGGCCTTATTTGACCCCCTTTTTATTGTGCTGTTGGCTCTTCAGCTTCTCGTGGTGGCCGGCTTGGTTAGGGCTCAAACCTGCCCTTCTGTATGTTCCTGCAGTAACCAGTTTAGCAAAGTCATTTGCACGAGAAGGAACCTGCGCGAAGTCCCAGATGGTATATCTACCAACACAAGGCAGCTGAACCTTCATGAAAACCAGATCCAAATAATCAAAGTGGACAGTTTTAAACACTTACGACACTTAGAAGTTTTACAGTTGAGCAGGAATCACATTAGGACGATTGAAATTGGGGCCTTCAATGGCTTGGCAAACCTAAACACGTTGGAACTGTTCGACAATCGATTGACCACCATTCCCAATGGAGCTTTTGAATATTTGTCAAAACTGAAAGAACTTTGGCTGAGAAACAATCCCATAGAAAGCATTCCATCATATGCTTTTAATCGCATCCCTTCGCTACGTAGGTTGGATTTGGGGGAGATGAAAAGGTTATCCTATATTTCCGAAGGAGCATTTGAAGGGCTTTCAAACCTTAAGTATTTGAACCTTGGGATGTGCAACCTAAGAGAAATCCCTAATCTCACCCCCCTTGTAAAACTAGACGAGCTAGATCTTTCTGGGAATCACCTTTCCATTCTCAGACCAGGATCGTTCCAAGGGTTAACCCATCTGCAAAAACTTTGGATTATGCATTCCCAAATTCAGGTCATTGAGAGGAATGCATTCGATGACCTACAGTCTCTTGTGGAGCTTAATTTGGCACATAATAACCTAACGTTACTGCCTCACGACCTGTTCACACCTCTCCATAACTTGCAAAGGATTCAGTTGCACCACAATCCTTGGAACTGCAACTGTGACATACTTTGGCTTAGTTGGTGGTTGAAGGAGATAGTCACCACTGGCAGTACATGTTGTGCTCGTTGCGCCACTCCCCCCAGTTTGAAAGGTACTCACATTGCAGAGTTGGACCAGAATTATTTTACTTGTTACGCCCCTGTGATTGTGGAGCCACCCACTGATCTGAATGTTACAGAGGGGATGGCTGCCGAACTCAAATGTCGGGCATCCACGTCATTGACTTACGTTAGCTGGATTACTCCGAATGGATCAATCATGACCCATGGGGCCTACAAAGTCCGTATTTCTGTGCTCAACGATGGCACGTTAAATTTTACTAATGTTACAGTGCGGGATACAGGATTGTACACATGCATAGTGAGTAATTCAGCAGGTAACACCACTGCCTCGGCGATACTGAATGTGACTGCGACCGATAATGGTTACACTTACTTTTCCACCGTCACTGTAGAGACTATGGAACCATCTCAGGATGAGGCGAGGACCACAGAACATCACGTGGGTCCTACACCGGTTATTGACTGGGAAACCACAAATGCAACCACCTCGCTTATGCCACAGAGCACAAGATCCACAGAGAAGCCCTATACCATCCCAATTACAGATGCAAACAGTGGAATGCCAGGGATTGACGAGGTTATGAAGACCACCAAAATTATTATTGGCTGTTTTGTGGCCATCACTCTTATGGCAGCTGTCATGTTGGTTATTTTCTACAAGATGAGGAAGCAGCACCATAGGAAGAACCATCACGCTCCAACGCGGACTGTTGAGATTATAAATGTGGATGATGAACTCACAGCAGATACGCCTATCGAGAGTCACTTGCCTATGCCCGCAATAGAACATGAGCATTTAAACCACTATAACTCTTATAAGTCTCCTTTTAATCACACGACAACAGTGAACACAATAAATTCAATACACAGTTCTGTGCATGAACCTTTATTGATTCGCGCCAGCTCAAAAGACAATGTACAGGAGACCCAGATTTAA